A window of Microcystis aeruginosa FD4 contains these coding sequences:
- a CDS encoding AAA family ATPase: MMKIKLWNLGSIKEAEVDLRPLTVIIGPNNSNKTYIAYSIYGLWINQLDGFYFSREILEKIELTNQADHWSLKIDRRFYDVISEIVQKSASEFSGIKLQSFFQDSSGKIFEKTKFSIEISEDDIKTAIEKVLADTIEYRGSLASLGIKKIERSKNNNNEILFYPEKEDKIDNYKYIVFHNFVANVVKFSFSDALPLPAERNAFINTYKMLGNRRYKLLKGNQRELLIQGRINQDRQLELLKEQGDIRYPQPVEDFLDFLTDIELENKPDPIAKNKNDFQKLADQIEKYIQNNNKTIFKKTKFGGREIKVSVKRSLEIDLYNASSSIKQLAPLLLYLRHRAKSGDFLVIDEPEMNLHPESQIKLLESLAILVNLGVRILLTTHSPYLMAHLNNIVNGNHQNPELLAEQAKLLYLQDSRAFLKMEQVSAYEMKNNQLLSLHDPEYGIRWDTLSDVSVDIQQKFFAIYEAGQQNQETEEGCSSEEE, encoded by the coding sequence ATTTATGGGTTATGGATTAATCAGCTTGACGGCTTTTATTTTTCTCGTGAAATTTTAGAAAAAATAGAATTGACAAATCAAGCCGATCATTGGTCTTTAAAAATAGACCGACGTTTTTATGATGTTATATCCGAAATTGTTCAAAAGTCCGCATCTGAATTTAGCGGGATAAAACTACAATCTTTTTTCCAAGATTCTAGCGGCAAGATTTTTGAAAAAACGAAATTCAGTATCGAAATTTCCGAAGATGATATTAAAACAGCTATAGAAAAAGTTTTAGCGGATACAATTGAATATCGTGGGTCATTAGCTTCACTTGGAATCAAGAAAATCGAGCGAAGCAAGAACAACAATAATGAGATTTTATTTTATCCAGAAAAAGAAGATAAAATTGATAATTATAAATACATAGTTTTTCATAATTTTGTTGCTAATGTTGTAAAATTTTCATTTTCCGACGCACTTCCTTTACCCGCCGAAAGAAACGCTTTTATAAATACCTATAAAATGCTGGGCAATAGAAGATATAAGCTACTTAAAGGGAATCAGAGAGAGCTATTGATACAAGGACGTATTAATCAAGATAGACAGTTAGAGTTACTGAAAGAACAGGGAGATATTCGCTATCCTCAACCAGTAGAGGATTTTTTAGATTTTTTAACTGACATAGAACTAGAAAATAAGCCCGATCCCATTGCCAAAAACAAAAATGATTTTCAAAAATTAGCTGATCAAATTGAAAAGTATATTCAAAATAACAATAAAACAATCTTTAAAAAGACGAAATTCGGAGGCAGAGAAATTAAAGTTTCGGTAAAAAGAAGTTTAGAGATCGATCTTTATAATGCTTCCTCGTCTATTAAACAATTAGCCCCGCTTTTACTCTATTTACGCCATCGAGCAAAATCGGGGGATTTTCTGGTGATCGATGAGCCTGAAATGAACTTACATCCAGAATCTCAGATAAAATTGTTAGAATCTTTAGCGATTTTAGTAAATTTAGGAGTTAGAATTTTATTGACGACTCATAGCCCCTATTTGATGGCTCATCTTAACAATATCGTTAATGGTAATCACCAAAATCCAGAACTTTTAGCCGAACAAGCTAAATTGCTTTATCTGCAAGATAGCCGAGCTTTTCTTAAAATGGAACAGGTTAGCGCCTATGAAATGAAAAATAATCAATTACTTTCTTTACACGACCCTGAATACGGTATTCGTTGGGATACTCTCAGCGATGTATCAGTTGATATTCAACAAAAGTTTTTTGCAATTTATGAAGCAGGACAACAAAACCAAGAAACCGAAGAAGGATGTTCCTCAGAAGAAGAATAA